Proteins from a single region of Mytilus trossulus isolate FHL-02 chromosome 2, PNRI_Mtr1.1.1.hap1, whole genome shotgun sequence:
- the LOC134707908 gene encoding piggyBac transposable element-derived protein 4-like gives MSEQNSLYSDEGSDDNELSSGDEWLENYNAEVDHGSSDNTPVVSDEEANDEDDAAPENAELVWRETYEELDIDPFIQITGPSHNLNPNASELEYFKLFFDDNMLEKIVSQTNQYAAQNGPDPLWSDTTRDEISAFIGMQILMGINQLPDYSFYWSNNKYLGNQGFKEVMSVKRYEKLNQYIHCNDIETDVPADQPGHDKLHKIRPLIDSSLQNFAARYNPNKNQAIDEAMVAYKGRSVAKQYIPSKPTKWGFKVWMRCDSKSGYCHKFDIYMGKETAVDSTKGLGHRVVEKLAEDLHHKNHHLYFDSYFTSIPLLQDLLSNGIYGCGTIRQNRKGFPQDLKNAPRMQTGQFVGRQTDNMVGVVWMDKKPVNVVASNESLIEVDTTNRRQKDGTNARVTRPRVVTNYQENFRGVDISDQLRAKYSIGRPSKKWWKYLMNFIIDLCIVNSFIVKAETEVPQVARTKKRYRQLDFRINLSTQLIGNFARLRTPAPPMRPRATHAHLKLGRKRSTCKLCTKTGEKKRKTTQMGCEKCDKHLCSAECHNTFHVNIGIGVVTEE, from the exons ATGTCTGAGCAAAACAGCTTATACTCTGATGAGGGCAGTGACGACAATGAATTATCAAGTGGGGATGAATGGCTGGAGAATTATAATGCTGAAGTCGATCATGGTTCCTCTGACAATACACCCGTGGTATCAGATGAAGAGGCCAATGACGAGGACGATGCAGCTCCCGAAAATGCAGAACTTGTTTGGAGAGAAACATACGAAGAACTTGACATAGACCCCTTTATTCAGATCACTGGTCCATCACACAATCTGAACCCTAATGCCAGTGAGCTTGAGTATTTCAAGCTTTTCTTCGACGATAATATGCTTGAGAAAATTGTGAGCCAAACAAATCAATATGCAGCTCAAAATGGCCCCGACCCACTCTGGAGTGATACCACCCGGGATGAGATTTCGGCTTTTATAG ggatGCAGATATTAATGGGAATAAACCAGCTTCCTGATTATTCCTTTTACTGGTCCAATAATAAGTATTTAGGGAATCAGGGGTTTAAAGAAGTCATGTCAGTAAAACGGTATGAAAAGCTCAACCAATATATCCATTGTAATGATATAGAAACTGATGTCCCTGCAGACCAACCTGGGCACGATAAGCTCCACAAGATACGCCCTCTTATTGATTCATCTCTCCAAAACTTCGCAGCACGATACAACCCAAATAAAAACCAAGCCATTGATGAAGCTATGGTGGCTTATAAAGGAAGATCGGTAGCCAAACAGTATATACCATCAAAACCCACCAAATGGGGATTCAAAGTGTGGATGAGGTGCGATAGTAAATCTGGATATTGTCACAAGTTTGATATTTATATGGGAAAGGAGACGGCTGTTGATAGTACAAAGGGTTTAGGACATCGTGTTGTGGAGAAATTGGCTGAAGATCTACATCATAAAAACCATCATTTGTATTTTGACAGTTACTTTACCTCAATACCATTATTGCAAGATCTGTTAAGCAATGGAATATATGGATGTGGAACCATTCGACAGAACAGAAAAGGCTTTCCACAAGATTTAAAGAACGCACCGAGGATGCAAACTGGCCAGTTTGTaggaagacaaacagacaatatGGTGGGCGTTGTTTGGATGGACAAGAAACCAGTTAATGTTGTGGCTTCCAATGAGTCATTAATTGAG gTAGATACAACAAACCGGAGACAGAAAGATGGGACAAATGCCCGCGTTACAAGGCCGCGCGTAGTTACAAATTACCAGGAAAATTTCAGAGGGGTTGACATCTCTGATCAATTACGTGCAAAATATTCAATTGGTAGGCCATCTAAAAAATGGtggaaatatttaatgaatttcATAATAGATCTTTGTATTGTGAACTCATTTATTGTAAAGGCAGAAACAGAGGTTCCGCAAGTAGCCCGTACTAAAAAGAGGTATAGGCAATTGGACTTTAGGATAAATTTGTCAACACAACTTATAGGGAATTTCGCACGATTGAGGACACCAGCACCACCAATGAGACCGCGAGCAACGCACGCTCATTTGAAATTGGGCCGCAAACGTTCCACATGCAAACTTTGCACAAAAACAGGAGAGAAGAAGCGTAAAACAACACAAATGGGATGTGAAAAATGTGATAAACATTTATGTTCAGCTGAATGTCACAACACATTCCATGTTAATATTGGGATCGGAGTTGTCACGGAAGAATAA